CAAACTCCTGGAAAAACCCAACTCATCAATCATTTCATTATCAACGAAGAGTGGTATTTAACCGACCTCCCTGGTTATGGTTATGCCAAAGTTTCTAAAACCCAAAGAAAAGATTTTGAAAAACTAATCACCAACTATATCCTCAACCGAAAAAATTTGGTAAACCTTTTCATTCTTGTAGATATAAGACATACGCCTCAAAAAATAGATTTGGAATTTATTGAATGGTGTGGCGAAAGTGGCATTCCGTTTTCTATTGTTTTCACAAAAGAAGACAAACTAAAGCCTAATACCGCTAAAAGAAATGTAGAAGACTACACCAAAAAACTATTAGAAAATTGGGAAGAAGCTCCACAAATGTACATTACTTCCGCCGAAAAGAAAACAGGCACAGAAGCTATTCTAGAATACATAGAACAAACCAACCTATTTTTACAACAGAATAAAGTTAACTTTAATGAATAATATCAATACTACAGATTTGACTTGGCATATTAAAGCCTTTGATGAGCTTTCTGCTTTGGAGCTTTATAAAATCATGGTTGCTAGGCAAGAGGTGTTTATTATAGAGCAAGATGTAAAATATCAAGACGCTGATAACACAGACCAAAAAGCCTTTCATATATGGGCAGAGAATAGTGAAGGGCAACTATTAGCTTATTGTAGAATCTTCCCTGAAGGTGTAAAATACAACGAAACCTCAATAGGAAGAGTACTCACTACCTCTCTTGGAAGAAGAAAAGGCATAGGAAGACAACTCGTATCTTACGCCATAGAAGCCATAGAGAATATATATAAAACTTCCCGAATCAGAATATCTGCCCAAGACTATCTTTTGAAATTCTATTCAGAATACGGTTTTTCTGATACTGGTAAAAAGTATTTGGAAGATAATTTACCACATACAGAAATGGTTCGACAGTAATTTAATATTCCTTCAACCAACCTAAAGCTCCAAAATGAGCTTTAAATTTAGCGACTTTTGGTCCCACCACCGCACTACAATAAGGCTGAGTGGGATTATCTTTATAATACCCTTGATGATAGCTTTCTGCTTTCCAAAACTTTTTAAAAGGAGCAAGTTCTGTAACATAAGTACCACTCCATTTGCCTGTTGCCTCAGATGTTTTTATAGCCTGTTCCGCTTTTTGTTTTTCCTCTTCTGAACGATAGAAAATCACCGAACGATATTGTGTTCCTATGTCTTCTCCTTGTCGGTTAAGTTGAGTTGGGTCGTGTAGAAAAAAGAACACCTCCATCAGCTGTTCAAAAGAGATTTCATTGGGTCTATAAGCTATCTGTACCACTTCCGCATGTCCCGTTTCTCCTGTACACACCTCTTCATAAGTTGGATTTTCTTTATGACCTCCTGAGTAGCCAGACTCTACCGTTTCCACTCCTTTTAGCATATTGAAACAACTTTCCACACACCAAAAACAACCACCTCCTATGGTTAAGTATTCTATATTTTCCATATTCTCATTTTTATTTAAAGAAACTTGTACTTGGTTATTTTTACAATCAACCAAACTTATAAAACTCACCAAAAGTATTAAAAAATTCTTCATCAAAACAAGTTTTCATTTTGTTAATAGCCAATTTCTATCTTAAAACCTACACCTAAAATTGGCATAGGAATTGGGACTATAAAGCACTGCTTTAATTCTACTTATTTAAAAGTAAAATAAAGACAAAAGTAACGATTATAAAAACAAAAAAGCGACAGTTTGTCACTTTTAACATTTATTGAAGCCATAAAGATATGATTGATATTGAAGAACTTTCTCTAGACGGACTTTTAAATGAAAATTTCAGTTTCGTAACTGAAGAAATTCAAGAAAAGGCAGAGAATACAGAGCAAAACTTATTTCCTATTCTTCCTGTAAGAGATATGGTTATGTTTCCTAAAATTATTATGCCTATTACTGCGGGGAGAGAAAAATCTATAAAATTACTACAAGATGCACTGCTTAATAACGAAATTATAGGCATCATTTCTCAAAAAAACGCTAAAGAGCAAAACCCTACCGAAAAAGACCTGTATAAAGTAGGCACTACTGCCAAAATACTTAAAATCATTAAACTTCCCGATGGTAATATCACCGCAATTATGCGAGGTGTGGGAAGGTTTAAACTAAATAAACTTGTAGAAAAAGAGCCTTTCTTAAAAGCCGAAATAGAAAAGCTAAACGAAACTTCTACCAAAAGCAAAGAAGAGTATGATGCTCTTATAGAAAACATTAAAGAGTTAGCTCTTAAAATTATAGAGCTAGACCCACAAATTCCTAACTCGGCAAGGTTTGCAATTACAAATATTGAATCTCAAGAGGAACTCCTCAATTACATCTGTGCTAATGCAAAATTTACCGCAGAGGAAAAACAAAAATTATTAGAAACCAAGAGCTTTTTAGTTCGTGCAAAAAAATGTTACGAACTGATGCACGATGAGTTTAATAAATTAGAACTCCGCAGCATTATCCATCAAAAAACCACAAGAGAGATGGATAGAAACCAGAGAGAGTATTTTCTGAATCAACAAATCAAAGTCATACAAGAAGAGCTTGGCGGTGGTCCAGAAAACGATGCCGCAGAACTCCAAGAGAAAGCAAAAAAAATAAAGTGGAATGAGGAGATAGAACAACATTTCCAAAAAGAAATACATCGCCTTAACAGACAAAACCCTCATTCTCCAGACTACAATGTACAGAGGAACTATCTTGATTTTTTCACAGATTTACCTTGGGAACACTACTCCAAAGATATATTTGATTTGAATAGAGCCGAAAATGTACTCAACTCCGAACATTTCGGTATGGAAGATGTTAAAAAACGGATTCTAGAATACATTGCCGTTCTCAAGTTAAAAAACAATATGAAATCGCCTATCCTTTGCCTTGTAGGACCTCCAGGCGTGGGGAAAACCTCATTAGGAAAATCCGTTGCAGAGGCTTTAGGAAGAAAATACATCAGAATTTCTTTAGGAGGGCTACACGACGAAAGCGAAATTAGAGGACACCGAAAAACCTACATCGGTGCTATGGCAGGACGCATACTCCAATCCATCAAAAAGGCAGGCACCTCTAACCCAGTCATCGTATTAGACGAGATAGACAAAATAGGTCAAGGCATACACGGCGACCCTTCCTCTGCCTTACTAGAAGTCCTAGACCCAGAACAAAACAAAACTTTCTATGATAACTTTCTAGAAATAGGGTACGATTTGTCTAAAGTAATGTTTATTGCAACCGCCAATAGCCTAAATACCATTCAAAGACCACTATTGGACAGAATGGAGGTCATTCAGCTTTCAGGCTATACCGTAGAAGAAAAAGTACAAATTGCAAAAAAACACTTAATAAAAAAACAAATTGCAGAAAACGGATTAAAAAACACCCAACTAAAACTAGGAGTTAAAGAAATCACTCATATCATAGAATCTCACACTAGAGAAAGCGGTGTGAGAAATCTAGAGAAAAAAATAGCCAAAATAGCTCGATGGGTTGCCCTGCAAATTACAATGGAAAAAGAGTATAATCCTAAAATCAACATTGTTACCATTGACGAAATATTAGGCGTTCCTATCAAAAAAAATCTATCTGAAATGCTAGATGTTCCTGGTGTAGTTACAGGTCTAGCGTGGACAAGTGTAGGAGGTGATATTCTTTTTATCGAAAGTATTTTATCCGAAGGAAAAGGAAATCTCACGATGACGGGTAATCTAGGAAATGTAATGAAAGAATCTGCCACCATTGCACTAGAATACATCAAAGCAAAGCACCAAAGCCTAGGAATAGAACAAGAAACTCTATCCAAAAACAACATACACCTGCACATTCCCGAAGGAGCCACACCAAAAGACGGTCCTTCAGCAGGTATAGCTATGCTAACCTCAATGGTTTCTAGCTTCAGAAATAAAAAAGTAAGACCTCATATCGCTATGACGGGCGAAATTACTCTAAGAGGTAAAGTACTCCCAGTAGGAGGCATCAAAGAAAAGCTGTTAGCCGCATCTAGGTCAGGCATCAAAGAAGTTATCTTATGCGAAGACAATAAGAAAGACTACGAAGAGATAAAAGACAAGTCTTTAAATAGCCTAAAAATCCATTATGCAAACACAATGGAAGAAGTCATTAATATTGCATTAGAAAGTTAAAATTAGGGGTAAATCTATCTTGTTTTAGCATAAAAACTCACTCCATCATTTTATGTATGGAGAGAGTTTTTTTCTATATAGTTTTTTGGGCGTATCCCTTAGCAATTCTAAAGCCCTAGCAAGGGTCGGTCTACGGGCAGTCGCTATCTTAAAAAGCCCACGCCTATCCCTTACTCTTTTGTAAGATGAGCTTCAACAATGCCCTTCGCCCTTACGCAACTAAATCCTACACATAATCATCAATACCCTAAAACAAAAAAAGCCTCTAGCAGTGTTGCTAGAGGCTTTTCAAAAATAAAAACTGGCGGCGACCTACTCTCCCACTTTCGTAGTACCATCGGCGCTGGTGGGCTTAACTTCTGTGTTCGGAATGGGAACAGGTGAGCCCCACCGCTAAAACCACCCTAAAGTTCTTTATATAAAAATTAGTGTGTCCTAATTCTTTTTATCGGTAATTTTCATCACAAAGACAAAACCTTGCTCGCACTTATAAGGCTTTTTTAACATAACCCATTAGGCTATAAATCTACGGGTAATTAGTACTACTCGGCTATGCTGTTACCAACTTTACACCTGTAGCCTATCAACGTGGTCATCTCCCACGACCCTTAAAAGATGTCTCATCTTGAGGCAGGTTTCGCACTTATATGCCTTCAGTGCTTATCCTTACCAAACTTAGCTACTCTGCGGTGCGCCTGGCGGCACAACAGATACACCAGAGGTTTGTTCAAATCGGTCCTCTCGTACTAGATTCAAGCCCTCTCAAACATCTAACGCCCGCAATAGATAGAGACCGAACTGTCTCACGACGTTCTGAACCCAGCTCGCGTGCCACTTTAATGGGCGAACAGCCCAACCCTTGGGACCTTCTCCAGCCCCAGGATGTGACGAGCCGACATCGAGGTGCCGAACCTCCCCGTCGATGTGAGCTCTTGGGGGAGACTAGCCTGTTATCCCCGGAGTACCTTTTATCCTATGAGCGATGGCCCTTCCATACGGAACCACCGGATCACTATGTCCTGCTTTCGCACCTGATCGACTTGTAGGTCTCACAGTCAAGCACCCTTATGCCATTACACTCTACGCACGGTTACCAAGCGTGCTGAGGGTACCTTTGAAAGCCTCCGTTACTCTTTTGGAGGCGACCACCCCAGTCAAACTACCCACCACGCAATGTCCTCGTTTCCGAGTTAGGCTCTAAGTAAACAAAGGGTGGTATTTCAACAACGGCTCCACCAACACTAGCGTGCCAGATTCACAGCCTCCCACCTATCCTACACATTGTTTACTCAAAGTCAATACGAAGTTATAGTAAAGGTTCACAGGGTCTTTTCGTCCCATTGCGGGTAATCGGCATCTTCACCGATACTACAATTTCACCGAGCTCGTGGCTGAGACAGTGCCCAGATCGTTACACCATTCGTGCAGGTCGGAACTTACCCGACAAGGAATTTCGCTACCTTAGGACCGTTATAGTTACGGCCGCCGTTTACTGGGGCTTCAGTTAATGCCTTCGCTTACGCTAAGCACCTTCCTTAACCTTCCAGCACCGGGCAGGTGTCAGACCCTATACAGCATCTTTCGATTTAGCAGAGTCCTGTGTTTTTGATAAACAGTCGCCTGGGCCTCTTCACTGCGGCCAACATTTCTGTTGGCGTCTCTTCTTCCGAAGTTACGAGACTATTTTGCCTAGTTCCTTAGCCACGACTCACTCGAGCACCTTAGGATTCTCTCCTCGACTACCTGTGTCGGTTTTGGTACGGGTTGCTTCACTTCGGCTTTTCTTGGAACTGCTTTCCCTACAACAACTTCGCCCGTAGGCTAGGTCTCAACTATTCCGTCAGTCTTC
This Riemerella anatipestifer DNA region includes the following protein-coding sequences:
- a CDS encoding GNAT family N-acetyltransferase, which translates into the protein MNNINTTDLTWHIKAFDELSALELYKIMVARQEVFIIEQDVKYQDADNTDQKAFHIWAENSEGQLLAYCRIFPEGVKYNETSIGRVLTTSLGRRKGIGRQLVSYAIEAIENIYKTSRIRISAQDYLLKFYSEYGFSDTGKKYLEDNLPHTEMVRQ
- the lon gene encoding endopeptidase La is translated as MIDIEELSLDGLLNENFSFVTEEIQEKAENTEQNLFPILPVRDMVMFPKIIMPITAGREKSIKLLQDALLNNEIIGIISQKNAKEQNPTEKDLYKVGTTAKILKIIKLPDGNITAIMRGVGRFKLNKLVEKEPFLKAEIEKLNETSTKSKEEYDALIENIKELALKIIELDPQIPNSARFAITNIESQEELLNYICANAKFTAEEKQKLLETKSFLVRAKKCYELMHDEFNKLELRSIIHQKTTREMDRNQREYFLNQQIKVIQEELGGGPENDAAELQEKAKKIKWNEEIEQHFQKEIHRLNRQNPHSPDYNVQRNYLDFFTDLPWEHYSKDIFDLNRAENVLNSEHFGMEDVKKRILEYIAVLKLKNNMKSPILCLVGPPGVGKTSLGKSVAEALGRKYIRISLGGLHDESEIRGHRKTYIGAMAGRILQSIKKAGTSNPVIVLDEIDKIGQGIHGDPSSALLEVLDPEQNKTFYDNFLEIGYDLSKVMFIATANSLNTIQRPLLDRMEVIQLSGYTVEEKVQIAKKHLIKKQIAENGLKNTQLKLGVKEITHIIESHTRESGVRNLEKKIAKIARWVALQITMEKEYNPKINIVTIDEILGVPIKKNLSEMLDVPGVVTGLAWTSVGGDILFIESILSEGKGNLTMTGNLGNVMKESATIALEYIKAKHQSLGIEQETLSKNNIHLHIPEGATPKDGPSAGIAMLTSMVSSFRNKKVRPHIAMTGEITLRGKVLPVGGIKEKLLAASRSGIKEVILCEDNKKDYEEIKDKSLNSLKIHYANTMEEVINIALES
- the yihA gene encoding ribosome biogenesis GTP-binding protein YihA/YsxC — translated: MISIKSAEFVKSSQKWQECPEANLPEYAFIGRSNVGKSSLINAITGNKNLAKTSQTPGKTQLINHFIINEEWYLTDLPGYGYAKVSKTQRKDFEKLITNYILNRKNLVNLFILVDIRHTPQKIDLEFIEWCGESGIPFSIVFTKEDKLKPNTAKRNVEDYTKKLLENWEEAPQMYITSAEKKTGTEAILEYIEQTNLFLQQNKVNFNE
- the msrA gene encoding peptide-methionine (S)-S-oxide reductase MsrA translates to MKNFLILLVSFISLVDCKNNQVQVSLNKNENMENIEYLTIGGGCFWCVESCFNMLKGVETVESGYSGGHKENPTYEEVCTGETGHAEVVQIAYRPNEISFEQLMEVFFFLHDPTQLNRQGEDIGTQYRSVIFYRSEEEKQKAEQAIKTSEATGKWSGTYVTELAPFKKFWKAESYHQGYYKDNPTQPYCSAVVGPKVAKFKAHFGALGWLKEY